A genome region from Bradyrhizobium commune includes the following:
- a CDS encoding EVE domain-containing protein, whose amino-acid sequence MNYWLVKSEPSVWSWDQQVEKGAKGEAWTGVRNFTARQNLVNMKKGDKAFFYHSNEGKEIVGIAEVIKEAYPDPTDKTGKFVCVDIKADKPLKTPVTMAAVKAEKKLAEMALVKYSRLSVQPVTAEEWKLVCKMGGM is encoded by the coding sequence ATGAACTACTGGCTGGTGAAATCCGAACCGTCGGTGTGGTCCTGGGACCAGCAGGTCGAGAAGGGCGCCAAGGGCGAGGCCTGGACCGGCGTGCGCAATTTCACTGCGCGCCAGAACCTCGTGAACATGAAGAAGGGCGACAAGGCGTTCTTCTATCATTCCAACGAGGGCAAGGAGATCGTCGGCATCGCGGAAGTGATCAAGGAAGCGTATCCGGATCCGACCGACAAGACCGGAAAATTCGTCTGCGTCGACATCAAGGCCGACAAGCCCTTGAAGACGCCGGTGACGATGGCTGCGGTCAAGGCCGAGAAGAAGCTCGCCGAGATGGCGCTGGTGAAATATTCGCGCCTGTCGGTGCAGCCGGTGACGGCGGAGGAGTGGAAGCTCGTCTGCAAGATGGGCGGGATGTAG
- a CDS encoding NAD(P)H-dependent glycerol-3-phosphate dehydrogenase, translated as MTAFQSVAVIGAGAWGTALATVAARAGREVTLWARNAEHAARIASSRDNPRLPGVQLAPEIVVTSELALAARADMLLIATPAQHLRGAVNMLASHITKPVPVIACAKGIEHGTHKFMTDVIAEAAPHAQPAILSGPSFADDVARGQPTAVTLAAKDDALASQLVQALGSPTFRPYHSTDIRGVEIGGAAKNVLAIAVGIAVGRKLGASAQAALTTRGFAELTRLGRALGARGETLTGLSGLGDLILTCASPQSRNFALGLALGRGEQPPAGKLAEGEFTAPVLIELAASQSIEMPVSEAVASILSGRSTIDAAISGLLTRPFKAEE; from the coding sequence ATGACCGCGTTTCAATCCGTTGCGGTGATCGGCGCCGGTGCCTGGGGCACGGCGCTGGCGACGGTGGCGGCGCGCGCCGGGCGCGAAGTGACGCTGTGGGCGCGCAACGCCGAGCATGCTGCACGGATCGCTTCCTCCCGCGATAATCCGCGGCTGCCCGGCGTACAGCTGGCGCCGGAGATTGTCGTGACCAGCGAGCTCGCACTTGCCGCGCGCGCGGACATGCTGCTGATTGCGACGCCGGCGCAGCATCTGCGCGGCGCGGTCAATATGCTGGCCTCGCACATCACAAAGCCAGTGCCCGTCATCGCCTGCGCCAAGGGCATCGAGCACGGCACGCACAAATTCATGACCGATGTGATCGCCGAGGCCGCGCCGCACGCGCAGCCGGCGATCCTGTCAGGGCCGAGCTTTGCCGATGACGTCGCGCGCGGCCAGCCGACAGCGGTCACGCTGGCGGCAAAGGACGACGCGCTGGCGAGCCAGCTGGTGCAGGCGCTGGGCTCGCCGACCTTCCGGCCCTATCACTCCACCGATATCCGCGGCGTCGAGATCGGCGGCGCGGCCAAGAACGTGCTGGCGATCGCGGTCGGCATCGCGGTCGGGCGCAAGCTCGGCGCCTCGGCACAGGCCGCGCTCACCACCCGCGGCTTTGCCGAGCTGACGCGCCTCGGCCGCGCGCTCGGCGCGCGCGGCGAAACGCTCACCGGCCTGTCCGGCCTCGGCGATCTGATCCTGACCTGCGCGAGCCCGCAGTCGCGCAATTTTGCGCTCGGACTCGCCCTCGGTCGCGGCGAGCAGCCGCCGGCCGGCAAACTTGCCGAAGGCGAGTTCACCGCGCCGGTGCTGATCGAGCTCGCCGCTTCGCAGAGCATCGAGATGCCGGTATCGGAAGCGGTCGCTTCGATCCTGAGCGGCCGAAGCACGATCGACGCCGCGATCTCGGGGCTTCTGACGCGGCCCTTCAAGGCAGAGGAATGA